The DNA window AGGGCCAACATCTTGTTTTTAAGTGTTCCATCTGGAACATGTTGTTTCTGCTGACAAATTTCCAGACCAATCCTGGCCATTGAGTGGACATGTGCAAAGGCTTAGTTACACCAGCTGGCATCGCGGTACAGCTGATAGAGTATAAGTTGGCCACTTATTTTAGGCACCAAAAGCTGAAGAGTTTTCCAGCATCCAACATCATGACAAGAACCAAATTTCAATCAATTTTAAAGACGACTCCTGGAAGGTCTCAAAAATCCTCTGTGGACACttttttttggtgcttttgcTTACGATGGACAGGCCTTTGCCAGTGAAGGCAGGTGTGGGAGTGCTTTGCTGATCGAGATGGCGTCATAAAAAGATGGGCGTTGCCTGGCGCGAGCCACACCGTTGGCAAGCAGGGTGGCCAGTAGGACGGGTACAGCGTGGCTGAACTGACCCGTCAGCTCAACAGCAAGGAGAGCTGGAGACAAGGTGTGTGTTACTGCCCCAGAgaaggctgctgcacctttaagccaaaaaggaaaaaaatcaaatatactgtatatctctATAGACAGGTGATGTTTTCAGAATATGTTTATTTTACGGTATATACCAACGAGCGCATAGCCGCCAGGATTCAGCCTCATATCCCACTTTTGGCCTGGAGTCACATAAGCCACTCCTTCACCGAGCAAACGGCCTAAAGCTGCACCTGGAGGACAGACatttggggttttgtttttaggATGCAAGAAAACTCATTCCTGCTGCGCAGATCCATTCAGACAATTCATTAAATGGCTGCATCATTTCTCTTCACTCACCGTAGATAAACGCTGGCATGAAGTATCCAGCTGGCAGAGGCAGAGTGCAGGCGAGGACCAACATCCACATCTCCAACAGCAGACACAGACCGTCAAATCGACTCTGACAGCTTTATTAACACATGCAGCCCTGCTAATGCGTCATCATTCGTCTGTACAAATACTGAATAACGTCTGTTTGCATGTTAAATATAGACTGCGGAGAGCTGCTACTTTTCTGGGAGTGTTATCTTTCCACCTGGAGTACAAATGAGAGTAATAGGTACACGGGTGGCTGATGGAGTCCTTGATTACAACTAATGACTCACCTCTCACTTCCTTCCACCCTTCAAGGTGTAGCTGCTTTGAGTTCATTCCATATAACGAGACATTTCAGCCAAAAAGGTTAAACAGGCTTTTGCTCGTTTAGTTCACCCCTAAAAATGCCAATTATTGGATGTAAATTGTgcaatggagggaaaaaaagagatgggTGGCCAATTCTCAGGTCCTGTTAGGGGTGATAACTGTGCAGAGATAAAAGAATCTTTAATTGGCTTTTTAAATTGTGTGTACCTTCATGAGAAGAAAGACAGCCAAGGGAAGGTAGACAGGACTCCCTGGTGAGCTCCATTCAAGCAGTGGCTGAAGAGAGGTGTTCTGGGGTGGGGAGCTCCACTGACTGTTATCCAGTAAGGACGTGAGGAGCTGCCTCATTGTGAGCTGCGAAAGAGTCAGAGGCCTTTCATTTTGATGCCAGAACAAAGGAAACCCCAGCAGAAGTGCAAATGCTGGTATTTACTCCCCTTTATAACATCCCGacattaacaaacaaacaaaaaccttgttttatttttatatgtgCTAGTCTGGTTTCCACGTGATGAAACTTCAGACTTCTTTTCAGCAATTCGGCTTCATTTATGTGGCAAAGGAGAAAGCCCTTTGTGTTGTTGACCCTGGCCATGTTTGAAGCGAATAGTTAACATTTTAAGAGGTTGGCATTTCAAAATGAATAAAGACCATATTGTGGTTGAAGCTAATATCATTAAGTCAAAGCTCAATGTCAAGATCAATGTTAGTAATATTATTTCCAAGTGGATCAATTTCTGATGAAttttttctgatgaattctTCATTCTATATGCTGTGAGTGTATATTTGTCCTAGAGAACGTCTCCTTGAGTCAATATGcttcagctgatgtttccattgGTTTGTATACTGTCCAATTGGCAATTGGGGTTAAAGCCCAAAGTCCTGAGAATTTGCTGTGATCTTTCTATGCTGTCTCTATTAAGCCTCTGAAGCCGCTATGTCATATAGCAAAATGATTTCACTGCATTATTGTTCTTCCATTTTATCAATATCAGTGAACAATTAGCGGAAAGATTTTTGAATCAATTGCACTTTTGAGGATTTGTGCTGGTCAATATAAGCATGCAGAATGTTTAAACTTCTCTTTCTCCCTACCTGAGAGGCCATGTATTGACCAACAGATTTGGGAAATGTCAGAGTTGCCAGAAGGAAGGCCACCATGCTCGAGTACAGAGCCTTTCTGCAGAGACATattcacacaggcagacacatttattctcaTATTGCTGTAAAAActtgctttaaaataaataatttctaCTCATTTAATTTTACTAAAATGAAGACAATTTCATGTGCAAATTTTGGACACTGAACTGAAATTTTGCAAAATATTCTGCAGAATGGAGGTTATAAACTCAATCACCACGATTAATCATTTTCAGAATTAGCCGAAGCGCTGCATTCACCATGTGTGGCTGGCTGTACTTTTCACAATTTCTTTGAAAGTGCACCCATCAGGCTGGTAACCATGCCAACGTATTTCATAGCTGCTCATGGTTCGGAAGCATTAGCTGCTGGACACACTACTAACTAGCTGGGCGGCTGATGTCGTGCGCTCCCATTGTGACACTCAGGCTGGCAGAAatatgtgcatgcatgcattaACTTgactttttactttttttaaattgtctaATTAAGAACAAACCTGGCTGAGTTCAGGAGCTCAACCCCTTGAGGCTCTGCAAGCATTAACAACAAACTCGGCCAGGCTCCACTTGTACGGAATGTCTTTCTGACAGGCTTCTCTCCAGTTTACATATATGTGGCTCCTAATGTCTCAGTTTATCTCATGCGGCTGTCTCCCCCAACAGATCACTGGTCACCAGATCCCAGATGGAACTCACTCTGTTGTCAGAATCTTGATGAAGATCTGGTTTGTTTTGGTGAAGCGTAAGATCCACCGATGGCAGAAGAGGTAACAGCAGCTCACAGCTCCACAGAACACCCTGCTTCCACACAGAACAGCGAGTCAGGCCGGTGAGACCAGAAAAAGTCTGATTACCAGTAACAAAAGTAATTAAACTTCAGGAATTGATGATAATGACTGCGTGGAAATCAGGAAATGACTGGAATAGAAACAAGGGGGATAATTACACAGAGACAAACAGTCTCAAAAAATGGTCAGAGGCATTTAGATGTGATTGATGCCAAACACCCTTTCAGACATGGACGTGTGTAAAGTATGCAGATAGCGCTGAAAATCAACTTACCCCAGGACAGCAAACAGCAGAATCTCCAGAGGGCAGAAAGGAAAATCAGTGGAGAAATTCGTTTTGAACAAGGCCCGAAGAGTCTCTGTGGACACAAATGAATTAAAGTCATTGCGGCCATTTCTCCACAGCCACAACCTTTCAAAAATCTAATCTTCCTGCGCTGCGTCGCATTCGGTTTTTATTATAATTTACAGTCTGTCAGgttaaatgtgtctcctgatttTACCAATGGCGCTGTCCTCTTCTCAGGCACCGCCTGCTAATTAGATAGTCTGAGAAGGATGTATAACACAATTAAATCTATTCtattaacaataaaaaaatgttacatttggtCCTGTATGCAGTATAGCCTTGcatttgtttaaaatattatttcTCCAACAAgatatttctgtttatttccagACATTCtttggtgggggggaggggggggggggggggggggggcgcttcaTTTAACcagttattattgttattttcttttcatgtgtatgtgtgttataTACtctgcacagcagggggcgtcACATGACGCCGCGCCAACTGTAAGTTAGTGGGTGTTCGTCATTATTACTCGGATGACAATATTTAACTCATTAttacatttcttttgtttaaaagtTTTGATTCTCTGGAAAACATCTTGTTTTTTACCTTTCAAGAATGCAAATATACCTTTATGCAAACAGCATATCTACCATAAAAGCTCTTtttgtttgacatttttattcCCTTTCATAGGATTACTTGCCTCCTGTTGCAGTGTGAAGgtatcatttatttatctgatcttCAGAGGATTATGGGTAAGAAAATGCTTGGATTGGTGCCCATGTATCATTAACACACTAAACTGTGCAAGTGTGCAAATCTTAGTTATGGTAATTTTTGTGGTGTATCAATGTAAGTAGTAAGATCTCATCTCTCAGATCTGTATGTGTGACTGTCCTTTTTATAGCTGGACCATATGAATGCAAGTGCTGATCAGAGTCATCATTACCCATATCTCCGCTCCATACTGATAACAGGCGGAAGGTTAGCGCCCCGCACGCAGCCGAGAAGAAGCACGGGCAGTAATGCTTCAGGGCAAAGTGAGAGGACATCACCTCCACGCTGAACAAGACTCCTGTGAAGGAGAGTTGGAGGTCTGGGCACCAAGTCATCAACAGGAATTCAAAATCAAGAGCAGAACTCTTGATGGCTGTAAGAACGCGACCTATGTCAGTCATAATAATGCTACCGTTTCTGTGTGTGGAATTTCATTCCATGGTGCTGAACTCTCAACAGCTTTGGCGCTGTAAAAAGTGACCACGTAGTGAGAGGATGAAAAATATTAGTCTGGGAGGCGTTAACAGGAAAAAAGGGTGGTGATAGAAAGAGGTTAACTGTGAGggatgctggaggagcagagcctAAAATAGCTAAATACATGAGGTGTGTGGGAAGGAAAGCAAAGGTGAAACCACGGAGGAGCAACTCTAACCAAATCGAAAGAGGGAATGAAAACAGCGCAGCTCTCACCGCTAACAGGAGCTCCAAAGCAGCTGGATACCCCGACCGCAGCAGCTACCACCAACATCTGTCCAGCAGCTGCATCctgtggaggaggtgcaggttTTCCTAGTCTGACCACAGCTTTTGCTCATGTGCTTGAGCGTGTGTTGTTCATTTCCACTTGGTGAAACGAATCACTTCCAAGGCAATGAGCGACTATGGGTCCTCACAGGGATGGTCATGACCCCAGAccccaaaataaaaatacacccATCGAGAAGTGTTCAAGTTGTGGGACGACTGTATGTTGTCTGGATTAACCCTTATACCTGCTTTACTCATCTGTGCATTCCTAGTTTGATTTAAAAGGACTTGTtgtctgtcttttattttccaatgaGTCAGTGATGAACTAAACTGAATTGAATATTGCTGTCAGGTGCACACCCTAAATCTACTGCCGCTTGTTTCAGGcaattcatttaattttcagcctggtctaaaaaaaaaaaaaagaacatcacTTCTGGAGAACTGCAGGCTGTAAGATGTCGttgtctgcatttttatttgtgttctgCTCTATATTCTGTGCTACACCCTCCTGACTTGGTGGTCTTGAATTTTAAAAGTAATTGGCACTATATTGGattaatcaaataaaacaacacaaaaagcTTCCACTGCACGGAGGGGCATTTGTCATAATTATCAGGTGTTTCAGTGACATCACCATTTATCTTTTATTGGCCTGCTTGCATATTGTAATAGAAATGTCAGTGAAATTAGAGAACACTAGATCAGACAGAATTACTGTGATTTTACCTCTTTGTTGGCTTGTATGAGAGTGCAGAGTTTGCCCAGATAGGCTCCAACCATGGTGGAAATGTGCACAAATGGACCCTTTTCAAATAGGAAAATAAACCTTCATAATATTATATATCCTGCATATATACATAGAATTATCAAGGATCCAGAGCATGTCTGATTTTAGTTGTGATTCTTCTCACCACTTTCCCCAAGAAAAGAGTGCTGCCAGCTGCCAGAGTGCAGGTGAGACCCAGAAACTTGATGAACATGTTAGTGAGAGACAAGTATGGGGGTAATTCAAAACCAGCCAGCATGGTTCTCACCTCTGGAATACCAGAGcctaaagataaaaaaaataatcatttgaAAAGACATTGGGGTACATTCTCAACATCAAGCTTCAAATCCAGCATCCGTGTTGTAATTCCAGTTCAATTACTGGCAGAAAAGAGGAGTGGTGGTGTCTAACTTCAATGTAGTCAAGATGCATTTGAGAAGGGAATCTGTGGTCTTGGGTGGGATTTAGGTCCACAATTAACATCCTGTCTGCCTGACCTACCTGGTTCAGCCTCTAAGAAGCTGCCTTTCCATCTTTCTGCACCATTACAACAGCTATACAACAACAATCACTCTGATTTGGTCGTGCACCTCAAGGATTGGTGGAATTTATCTGTCTATAGCTGGTAAACTAGCTAAAAACACAAGATTCATTTCCTGTGCTGTTAGACTCGATAAATTGTGCTAACCCACAGCGCAACTTACTTGGTGCATCATTTCACTGCTGACAACCAAAATTGAGTCAACTGTGTGTAAAAATGTGCTGGACACTTGCTAAAATCAAAGGTATGACTAGCACAAAGCAAATCGTTTTCTACTGTTAAAGTCAAGTCAATACAACCACAAGCCACCTGGATCTCATTTAAAAGCACATTACCTCAGGAGGGTGATGGAAGGTGAACAAATATCACCACAAATGCAACTAGAATACTGGGGCTAAAGTCTCAAATTGCTTTTTGGGGGCGAAACGTGaagggcaggaaaaaaaatcacggGCTGCAACATAAGCAAGCCTATCGATCCACAAAGCAACACACACCTCGGCAGATAATTGCGTTAAGTGTGCTTTGAGAGGTTGGACGACAGCAAGAGTGCTCCATTAATTCATTCCATTTGTCGATTTCATGTGGTGCCATCGGTGTTCAAAGAGGCAGAACAGATCTGCATGATGTGAGATAAGATCAGTCCTGACATTTTATGCCACAAATCTCCGTTATCACGTACCAAAATCACACTTGACTTCTCTCAGTGCCATTTTCCTTTGGATGAAGAGATACTAAAAATATATAGCTTGTGTATATTTCTCTTCTAGCGGCTGCTTCTATACAACATATTATTGGCTGTTTTTTTAACCAACACACGGGATGAACACCAAAGCCTGCTATTTGCTTTAACATTCATTACAAGCTTTTGCTAGATAGTGGTGAAATTTCATTTGTAGAATTCTGAAATAATCTGATTCTCCTTATGCGTTAAAATAAAGATATATTACACACATAAAGAGCTAAAGTGCAGCTAATCTAGTTACACTCTTATTTTTGCCATAATCACCTCTTTTACACTTGGCTATCCAGGTAGCATTTATTTTGACTTTAATATCATAAATGTAGAAAAGCGAAGAGAATATTAAGAGCATTAATTTGAATTTCTTAACTTTCTTTACAACAAGCTTAAGTGCCAAAACCTTGGAAAATTATACTCATAAATATAATATGACACATTGTTTAGTACACACAGTAGCTGTTGCTGACCTGTGGAGGAGGGACAGATGTTGTGGCAAAATGATGATGCAACCGCACAGAGGCATGCTGGGTAAAGCGTCCAGCAAAAAAACTGCAGCGATGTGTGTCCCTCCAGCTTTGCATAAAGCCACTGATGAGCTAAAGTGAAGGAAAGAAGCATTAATCATTtcgatgtttgtgtttttccccaTTTAGGGTTGAATTTTGGGCTACAAGCGCGGGCACCTCTTAGCAACTTTGTCACACTTAAATCCATCAGGAAGCTGAGGATGGCCGTGAAAATCCCCAGAGCAGCATAGGCGAACCACTCCATCCCACACGCTGCTCCCAAACAGCATCTCAGCTTCAGCAGCCACTCTGTAGAAACAACCACGGGGTTTGGGCCTTCATGCAGGTTTGATGTTTGTCTTTCACTTATGAAACATCTGTCAAGAAGATTACAGAGACTCTACGTTTCAACCACTTCTCCTTCAGTTCTGCTCTGTATGGAGCCGTGACGAGGACAATTGTAGCTTAAAGCTTCTTATTGAAAAAGGCCCAGACTGAGGAcagtctggaggagctgaagtttGATTTTAGGTCAATTTATTCTTGATAGATTTGTGAATCTGTGGTTTTAacagtgttgtttttaacaGTGTTGCATGATTGACTTAGCCACTGACTGCTGCATTGTCAGTATTGATCACATCCctaatgatttttcttttcaggctgACCTTTGACAACTGCACGGGTCCGTCGGCATGGTTGCACCGGATCAGTAATGAGCAGACTCCTATTATGGGCCACCTCAAATTGATTTTCTTCATCCCGTGTGTTGTTCTGGCTGACATTTTCACTCCCAGGAGACAATTCTGAGCTCTTCATCATGTCTTGACATGTTTTCATCATTGTTTCATCGTGAGCAGAACAAAGAGTGAGGTTCAGTGATTATAACGAGATCAATAATTCACTGAATTAATatgttaaattaaaaataaaaaaaactcccATAAAAAGCAATTCAAAGATGAACTTACCTTCTCGTTGTAGCTCCACAGTAGCTATGAGTAATTCTGAACCACTACTGACCTCTAAGAAGGTTTCAGGATGTAAGTTGTGGAGCCGTCACAGCTGAGGGAGTAGTTAATATTAACTCTTCTAAAGAGCGGAAGTTAAGTGCCCTTCATATTTTCCAATTACAGGAAAAGTGTGCGAGAGACATCTTCATGGAACAAaggttttaaatcaaattttagTGATATTGTCAACTGGGCTGCAAAGAAGAATCAATCTAATAATCCATGTTCCAGTCCAGTCACACCATAAATGCAAACATGAGCTACCAACTGGAACATATGATATCAGTTTGGTGCTTAAAATTACCTACATTTGTTCCTTCTTGTACAAGAAATGATTACTTAGTAATAAagtaataaagaaaaacaacacttgcTGACCTGGATGAATCATCAGTTAGTGAAATAGCACCAAGAGCCATGATTCTTTGAGCTAAAGTCAAGGTGCCATTCAACAGCATGAAGCCGCCGATAGTTCATGTTTAATTTGCTAACTTCCATTCGCCTTCAGGCCTTTAATTAGCGCCGGTTGAGGTTAAGACTGATGTCAGCAAACCTGCAGACTTTCGGTGCCAGTCAGACTTTTACACGTTGACACACTGTATATACATCAAATGTTACCCAAATTCAGACTGCCTGCTTTGTGTAAGAACCTGTTTCCATGGGAACAGAATAAGTAGGTGATTTCTAAACTGCGCAGTTgactttttccttcctttttgctCTCACAATCAGCAACGCTTGAGAAGTTTCTTCTGGGGCAAATAATTGAAAACCCCTTCTATGTGGTTCCATAACACAGAACAGAATATGTTAAAAACCAAATCCTGTAAAAGTCCTTATAGAGGAGTGAAAGAGCCCTCTGAGGTGCAAAAGACATGGATTCGCTGATTCTTACAAAAAACGCAACTATTAAGAGCCTCAAAAAAAACTTAATTGTCTATTTTACAGAGTTGATCAGTAGCATTacatagtcttttttttttagcagaacacaacacaagaaCATTTAGATAAATATACTGTGTTGTACTCATCCAAAATCCCTGTCCATCTGTGGCTTATTGACCGGGATCACAAGCTCAGCCACCGGCAGTGAGGCCGGAATGCCCCCAGCAGAAAGACACGCAGACACGGAGACAACATGTAAAGTCCTCTCCCAGACGCTCTCACGTGCCAACACAACCACACTCGTTAGGCAACCGATTTAACTAATCATCTCATGTCAAGTTTGAATGTCAACACCTGATGCTTAGGGGGTTATTATTCATCAAAGTAATAGATGTAAACTAGtgcctttattttaattaaacatttattttaacattaagAAGCAGCCTTGAAATGACCTTCCAGCTCTGTCATAGTGCTATTTAAACCCTCTGTCTGCAGCATTATGTAACAGCTGAgctacactgtgtgtgtgtgtgtgtgtgtgtgtgtgtgtgtgtgtgtgtgtgtgtgtgtgtgtgtgtgtgtgtgtgtgtgttaggactCTATGTAGCCAAATAggaatgcaaaaacaaacagaggagACTCAATGTCACAGTTCAGGCTGGCAATTTTGTAGATCACAGTTGATTACATTCCTGCCACTCTTTTGTGATTCAAAATGACTCTCTGCTGTTCAGATTAATAAtcattcttctttcttttcaaacCATAATTTCTGCTCCAGAAGTGGCCATAATTGGTTGGACAATGACAGTGCCTCGATACACCATAAAAAAGGGATTTACATTATACCAGAAAACTAAAATATACATACAGTGGCTACCCACTTCTGGACTTTTGATTATTTGTCCAGATTAAATGAAGATGGAAGAGTTAAAATATGGACAGACCAGCTCATGAGCCCGAATCATGTCTGGTCTCGTGTCAGTCACGAAGCGGCAGCGTCAGATGTCGGTCTGCCAGTGGAACTAACTCACTGCTGTTTATGGTGATGTGACAGAAACAACTGGATGGATTATTAAATGAAGAGGCTAAGTAGACCTTTGCATAGGTCCACACCCACAGGCCACTGTAATGTCTACAATCAACTAGAGTGATACTGGTTCCTCCTTCAGGTAATTATCTCTGGTGTAGATAATCCAGGTGACATGAAGCATTCTGTGCAGTAACACACAGCTGCATTTGTTCTATTATAATCAGGATACATATGATAATGTTTTTGATATCTCGATATTTGAAAGCATTGGATCCAGAATGCATCGGTGTTGCTTCTCAGTTGCTAAATAAGGCTCAATGCAGTATTGTGAATGGTTCATGCTCATTTCTTTCATGTCCCTTCCTGCCAAGGTTATGAGCTGTGCTTGAAGAGGCAATGATTAGAAAAACCTGTTCAGCTCCCTGTTACTTTCCAAACCACCTAAGGTCCAAACAAGCGGGTTTGGACCACTTATCGATACAATGTGTGGTCACTTGGAATCAAAGGCCAGACTAAACCAACATTATAGCTGTTACTAGGGAGAGCAAAGTCTCTCAGTGTTGTCTGTTGGGAAGGTGGAGGGTTGCTGGGCTCGATTTAGACTTCCAGCAGGAGGGAGGTGAGCCCTCTACTGATGAAGCTGAAAGTACATATCACTGTGTGGTCTCATTTGTAATTCTGGCCGACCTTTCAAACGCAGCTTCAAAACAAAAGATGGCAACCTTTTGCTcctgtttcatttcattcaacAGGAGCAGAATTTCAATTGCAGCAAACCCGCGCAGGGTTACGGTGTTGACTGAAAATCAGTGACGCGATGTGTGCGTCTGTCATTTGAATCATTACTGCCGACTGACCGAGACAGTCGGCACAAGTCAAATGTGTAATGCCATAAATGGATTTTAATAGATTAGCTGTCAGCAGCGCTGAGCGGCGAGGAGAGCAGTGAGTGTTTCCTAATCGTGATGGGCTCCGCATGGATATAAATAGACACAAAGCAACGGCGCTAAGTCCCCAGCTCCTCTGATGGCTTTGTTTTCAAATACATTCTTTCCACCTTTGTTCTGCTCTCAACATATCCTCTAAGATGGAGGCCTTTCCCCCATTCAGCTTTCCTTCTCCATCCAGTCGATGAGCATAAACACGATAGGAGACTGCACTACATGGTTTTGAGGCCAACTAAATATGAATTTGCTTGGAAATAGCTCAGAGATTTCTCGAATGATACCAAACTGAGCTGTGAAAACGGATCGCGGATCCAATTTCAGGACAAAAGCCATGTACAGGAAACGCAGAGGGCAGAGCCAAACAGACCATTGGAACAACAGAGCGTAATGAGAAATAAAGAGATTAGAGAGGACGCCAGTACACAGAAATTAGTCGGAAATGACAACTGTTGCTCACACCAGCCTCGATCCCTCTCTACCTCCCCCTGTAAGGTTTCTGCCCAGAACCTGACCTCGGGGTCTTCACCACTTACAACTTTTCCAACCGCTGACCCGTCTCTCCATTGCTCTATGAGTCTAATGATAAATATAGAAACACCGCTACGCTTTTCCAATGAGCTGTCACAATCATGTGCGCCTCCCAACCATATGGGTCCATGCGCTATATAAGAGGAATGcatcagtggctgcaggagagtGGGATGAAAAAGGGACAAaaggggagaaagaaagaagatttGCAGGGGTCCTTTAATTCAATTGATCTTCTGGAAGAGTCCCAGAGCAGCCACAGGAATTGTCTCCCTCCGCCTCTTTCTCTcttgcctcctctctcctcctctgcctgcccAGCTTTCTTAGCCACCCATGAGTGTGACCAACTCCTCTGCGTACCGATCGGAGCGTAGTTTCCACCAGagctcatcctcctcttcatcctctggcAACTCACACATGGAGAAGAGCCGGGGACTGTTTGCCGAGGACTTTGGCTCCTTCAGGAGGCCCGGGAGCGACACACTGGGCTTTTCCAGTAAGTTGGAAACAATTTGAGATCAGTTATCAAAAGAGTAGCAGAGTGGAGTTTGAagtggcaacagcagcacagattaCCCTGAGAGCCAGACTGATTGGTGTTCTTGAAAAATATTTCATTGAAATGTGATGCTTGCTTCCATTAAAGTGGTCTGACTTGCaagcagaggtcaaagaccCCTGAACTGAGGTCAAAAGGACACAGATGGAGTAACTAGGTTTGGAAAAATTGGTATTAATTGGCATTAAGCGGCATAGATGCATTAGAGGAAGTGGAAAAATGATGGGTTTAAAGTACATTTGGGTAGCGATATGTGTCACTTTTGAGCACTGGTTTTGTCTTGATCTACCTCTGTAATGTGTGTAGTTGGTAGAAACTGTTCCATTTCAGTTTCTGACAGCTACAaaaagtgtgcatgtgtggcaTCTGTACTTTAAATGGACTCTGACATGCACTTGGTCCATGCATCAAGAGCAGAGCAGAATTTTTCtgtaagtacacacacacacatacacacacacacacacacacacacacacacacacacacaaggaatgTTGGGGCCACTGCCAGCACTGTGACTTCACACACTGACTATCCGAAATGACGCCTTCATGAGGAATGAGCAGATGGTTACCCGGTAACTAGtgtacacacaaaaacacacacgtgcgtgcacacacctAAAATTACTCTCACACTCAAACAAAAGAGCATATGAAAGTCAGGTCTAAAGCAGCATTATGCATAAGTGTTTCTATATgcacattttatatatatatatatataaaaagtgTGCAGTTTATTAAATACATGTCCGTATGAACATAGAGTAACTTTATTTGTTTAGtaattaatttaataataataattaataaatttGTTTAATAATTCATTAAGATTTACCCATGCTTCCATTTTCTTCATAGCgtcacacacatgtgcactaCATGTTGCCACTCTGATGTTTCTCATTCAGCAGGAGATCTGGGGTCTCCATATCTACCCGTATCTAACtgattattgtttgttttaatcactgtgtgtgtgtgtgtgtgtgtgtgtttgtgtgtcgaACAGACTGTGTGCAAACTGGATATCCGTGTGTCCGCATGTATGATTATAAACCAACAGTGAC is part of the Takifugu flavidus isolate HTHZ2018 chromosome 8, ASM371156v2, whole genome shotgun sequence genome and encodes:
- the clcnk gene encoding chloride channel K isoform X4 — translated: MMKSSELSPGSENVSQNNTRDEENQFEVAHNRSLLITDPVQPCRRTRAVVKEWLLKLRCCLGAACGMEWFAYAALGIFTAILSFLMDLSVTKLLRAHQWLYAKLEGHTSLQFFCWTLYPACLCAVASSFCHNICPSSTGSGIPEVRTMLAGFELPPYLSLTNMFIKFLGLTCTLAAGSTLFLGKVGPFVHISTMVGAYLGKLCTLIQANKEDAAAGQMLVVAAAVGVSSCFGAPVSGVLFSVEVMSSHFALKHYCPCFFSAACGALTFRLLSVWSGDMETLRALFKTNFSTDFPFCPLEILLFAVLGVFCGAVSCCYLFCHRWILRFTKTNQIFIKILTTEKALYSSMVAFLLATLTFPKSVGQYMASQLTMRQLLTSLLDNSQWSSPPQNTSLQPLLEWSSPGSPVYLPLAVFLLMKMWMLVLACTLPLPAGYFMPAFIYGAALGRLLGEGVAYVTPGQKWDMRLNPGGYALVGAAAFSGAVTHTLSPALLAVELTGQFSHAVPVLLATLLANGVARARQRPSFYDAISISKALPHLPSLAKACPSLLFTPVGELLRPQSVQLQKAAALQEIQRAVSSSTEAQIPVVDSNESGNLLGFALRSDLLNFLHQKKIESHVKHLDEVCTLFPLPVLLSPAITVQEAFEILTLVGAKTLFVADRGRLVGLITWSELKRIIEELAKEI
- the clcnk gene encoding chloride channel K isoform X3 is translated as MMKSSELSPGSENVSQNNTRDEENQFEVAHNRSLLITDPVQPCRRTRAVVKEWLLKLRCCLGAACGMEWFAYAALGIFTAILSFLMDLSVTKLLRAHQWLYAKLEGHTSLQFFCWTLYPACLCAVASSFCHNICPSSTGSGIPEVRTMLAGFELPPYLSLTNMFIKFLGLTCTLAAGSTLFLGKVGPFVHISTMVGAYLGKLCTLIQANKEDAAAGQMLVVAAAVGVSSCFGAPVSGVLFSVEVMSSHFALKHYCPCFFSAACGALTFRLLSVWSGDMETLRALFKTNFSTDFPFCPLEILLFAVLGRVFCGAVSCCYLFCHRWILRFTKTNQIFIKILTTEKALYSSMVAFLLATLTFPKSVGQYMASQLTMRQLLTSLLDNSQWSSPPQNTSLQPLLEWSSPGSPVYLPLAVFLLMKMWMLVLACTLPLPAGYFMPAFIYGAALGRLLGEGVAYVTPGQKWDMRLNPGGYALVGAAAFSGAVTHTLSPALLAVELTGQFSHAVPVLLATLLANGVARARQRPSFYDAISISKALPHLPSLAKACPSLLFTPVGELLRPQSVQLQKAAALQEIQRAVSSSTEAQIPVVDSNESGNLLGFALRSDLLNFLHQKKIESHVKHLDEVCTLFPLPVLLSPAITVQEAFEILTLVGAKTLFVADRGRLVGLITWSELKRIIEELAKEI
- the clcnk gene encoding chloride channel K isoform X2 encodes the protein MMKSSELSPGSENVSQNNTRDEENQFEVAHNRSLLITDPVQPCRRTRAVVKEWLLKLRCCLGAACGMEWFAYAALGIFTAILSFLMDLSVTKLLRAHQWLYAKLEGHTSLQFFCWTLYPACLCAVASSFCHNICPSSTGSGIPEVRTMLAGFELPPYLSLTNMFIKFLGLTCTLAAGSTLFLGKVGPFVHISTMVGAYLGKLCTLIQANKEDAAAGQMLVVAAAVGVSSCFGAPVSAIKSSALDFEFLLMTWCPDLQLSFTGVLFSVEVMSSHFALKHYCPCFFSAACGALTFRLLSVWSGDMETLRALFKTNFSTDFPFCPLEILLFAVLGVFCGAVSCCYLFCHRWILRFTKTNQIFIKILTTEKALYSSMVAFLLATLTFPKSVGQYMASQLTMRQLLTSLLDNSQWSSPPQNTSLQPLLEWSSPGSPVYLPLAVFLLMKMWMLVLACTLPLPAGYFMPAFIYGAALGRLLGEGVAYVTPGQKWDMRLNPGGYALVGAAAFSGAVTHTLSPALLAVELTGQFSHAVPVLLATLLANGVARARQRPSFYDAISISKALPHLPSLAKACPSLLFTPVGELLRPQSVQLQKAAALQEIQRAVSSSTEAQIPVVDSNESGNLLGFALRSDLLNFLHQKKIESHVKHLDEVCTLFPLPVLLSPAITVQEAFEILTLVGAKTLFVADRGRLVGLITWSELKRIIEELAKEI